The genomic interval ACTCCTCTACAGCTAAACGCACACCAAGCACTCAAtcctttgtaatttttttcaaaacaaaaaagacAAAGGCAAAATTGGGTTTAAAATGTTATGTTGGGTGCATATACAACAAAATGATATGGTGTATGAAAAAATTGCCTTACTTTTTAGGTTAGATAACTTGGTTAGTGGGGCAGTTTGGCCCAACACAAGTTCAGTCCAAGTTGATTGCAAAATTTGATCCACTGTgaaatttaactattttttttctgtcCAGTCCGACCCAAACACGTAATGGGCGTAGGAAGAAATATAAGAAGatggaaaatgaaaattaatatttgaaagaatgaaaaataaaataaataaggagTAAAAAGTATAAGAATGTTATAAAAATACATCAACATTATAATGTGAAGGAACCATATAACATCAATATTATGAGCGCAATCTTATAATTCGATGAACTTCACTGttacagtttttttttatattaaacatCATTATAAAATTTCACATTTCAGTTTAATTGACCCGTATAGTTAcaatattgtatttatattttttttttcatttcgcAGTTTAACTAATATAGAGGTTTGAAATGAGTGTTAGTGCAATACTATAtactaaaatgataaatatttttttttaaaaaaaaattcaaattattttcatGCTTCTAAAATTTCAATAAGAACTTTCtaacatataattttataagtgAAAAATTTGTGTGAATAACGATTTTTAGATCTAATATCGATTATACGTTTAATCAAAAATGACTTTCAATATACCATCTACCTTTAAAATGGCAtccacattaaattgttttattatcattattaatagagacctaaaatataacttttttaaggAACACgtgtaatatatttatttttgtttatagtCGAGCAAAACGTATTTAACCTTATTCGAATTCTGAATGAAttgtttgtttttcaaattctctTGTAGTAGTAATTGACATGAATAGCTTCTCACAATTTTTATGACAATTAACtccaattataaaatttatatatgtatgtaatcaaataattaactacgttcttttatatttagtgGCCAATCTCATCGAACgctttaaaaaaaaaggttCGTTAACTTTTAACCTTTTCTCTCTTAATTATTGCTTATAAGCTAGTTTCAATAAACACATTATATGCTAGTTTTAATAaacacattatatatatatatatatatatatatattttacttatttGAAAATGTTCAAGAAAGCAATAGTTTGAAATACTAATAAGAAACAaagaaaattatacattttgtaAACTAATATATGTATGagtgagaaagaaaaaagaaaacgaAGTAATAGGCATAGAACAAGAAGGAGGATTTGTACTATATATGATacaatatttttgtaaaaaatatttgagaaaattttagtataatatgatttataaaataaaataattacatatacGAATAGAAGATTACGCATTGCACGAGTTCAATAGAATCATATTACCCTAATTGCATATAAAGATTCAAATTGAGACTAGTAATCGAGTTGAAACAGCTCATACCAATTAATATTTGGGCTCAAGTATTTAACACAATGATTCTTAGCATTGATGGTTTTCATTATGTTGTTATTTCAGATTGGTTTATTACTAAGTTAGATAATAttactatatataataatttaaaaagtgtTTATTATTATTGCTAAATTTGGAACAATTGTGTCAATATCTAATTTTTAGTTGGGAGAAGATGGTTTATAAGTATAAAGTGACTTTGTTAAAGACAGCTCTAGCATCAAGAATACATGTATGATACACATTACAATATTAAATAGGCTAATTCcctttaccagagaactcttcATGAACTATTAATAGCAGAATAACAAAAAATTGCAGAAGTCCCTATGATCTATTCTAGACTCTGATTGTAATCCCAAAACTTACTCAGAACCACAAAATTTAACCTATATCTCCTGCTCAAGTGACAAAGTGGGACTATATGAACTTTTGCATCAAATGGTTGTCTATTTACCTCATGATGTTTCCAActacaaattcaaaaaattttgTACTGATATCTTCCTTCTACATTGCGTGGAATGCAATTAAAGCTGCAAGATAGCAATAATAAGTGTAAGCCTCGATAAGATAATGCATAGTGGACAAAATTATAAACAGTTATCGAGAATAGACTAGGATGCGAGCAAGCATAAGGgtgtttaagaaaaaaaatgaaaatcagTTGGTGAACACAACCAACATAATGCAAGCATGTTTGGCAATGAATAGTGTGTGGACAGACAAAACTTCAAATAGTTAGCAACAATGGCTCAAGTTCAGCTAAGAGTGTTTAGGGGAAACAAAATGAATGGCATTGCATAATAAAgttcaataaatttaaaaataaccaCATGTCTGCGTGTGAAATAAACAAGCTAAACAGCAcactaatgaaaaaaataataatagaaaaagcAAGAAGAGATAGCAACAGAGTGACttttcaaagaaaaaagaaCAATATTGGAGTAACAAATGAAAGCAAAGATTCATACACAACAGATTTGGAATGAGGATAAGGATAAGCAAATCGTTAGCAAGAAGGCCATACAAATGATtcaaataatagtaataataaaaagaataataaggTAAAATTCCTCAATTACCAAAGTAGCAAGTTTTTAATAAGAAATTCCATTGCATGCATCTTCATATAATTATAATGTATGTAGGAATACAGCAAAAACACAACCATATCAACAACTCACCAATAAaacaaaggagaaaaaaaatccaaacagCTACTCGAACAGGCTGTCTGTATTGCATTTGGTATTGAGATCTTTGAAGCTTTCTCCGAATAGCACCATACCATCCATAGAGTTGCTTGTCGTAGCATTCATCACAGCTATCAAGGCCATTCTTGCTTTCCCAGCTTGCACCGTTGCTCTGTTTtcagtaaaagaaaaataaattacatatcaGTAATTCAACAAATGTATCAAAAATCACTCAAGCAAGTCATCATTATGAGAGACACCAAGTGCAGATTACACACCCTACTGAATTCAGCTGTTGCAAGTAGTGTACTATCAAGTTCTCTAAGATGATCCACTGCTTTCAGCTTTCTACAACCATTTCTTGGCCACTTCAACTTAGAGACTGATTTCATGGAACTAAGAATTCCTGATAAACTGGGTGTTTTATTATGCATTGGACCAGAAGAACCACTAGAGGAACTCCACTGCTGTGCATCATCATGAACTGAAATTTTCCAAAAACCAATATCAGCACTAGCACTGGCTGCCCTGCGATGCCCATGTGGTATCTCCCCCTTTGTTTCACCCCGTCCAGATGAAACATGAAAATCCTTCGAACAGTTAGTCACTGGTGGATCTTCAATGTCCCTGCTGTTAATTTCTGGTTTTCCCGAAAGAAACAAAGCAAGTTCATCCTGTTCTCCTTCGTCTAAACGCAGCCAAGGCAGAGATGCCTTGCCTACCGACTCACTAATCGAATGCTCAACTTTCATTATCTTGTCTTCAATAGCAGTGATAAAATCTCGGTGCCTACTTCTCGCTCCATCACTTGAGATTTTGCCATAACTTGACTTCACTGCCCGTTCAAATTCCTCTAACTGCATTTTCCAACAAAGAAGCAATCATATTCCTACttcaaacaacaacaaaatactCAAAGGAAGTAGCTATTCTAGTAAACATTTACCATGAGTAGGAATTACCTGCCATTTGGCAGTGCCAAGTGCAATATGTAGATCTCTACACACTTCATCAGAGTTCCACATGCTGGACGCATCTTTTGTTGCGTGTATCCATATCCTATACGTAGATTCCATCCTTCAAAAACACAACGACAACAAATCAACAAAAGGAAGAACAAAACTATATGATTGTGCACGCAGATAAACTTAGAAATTTCAATAATCGAGCTTCCGAACTCTTCGAATTCAGTAGAGTAGAAAAAGGGACAAATTAAGTAAAGTTCTACTACCATCCCTAAAATAGTATATTATTTCCTCTTCAGCACAACATAAATTACAAATTGGAACAAAAATCGAACAAAACTCAAGCAAATGGGTAAACCTGTCTGCAGACTCTTGAACTTCTTCGGCGGCGTTAAAGAAAGGATCCTTTTCCCACCGGTCAAAACTGGACGCCATGAATAAATTTAGTTCACTACAAATTTCgaataataattgaaaagaatCGAGAAAAAGTAAGAACTCGGTGTATAAAACCCTAGGCGATGAAATCTCGGATGCAGTGATCAATTAGTAAAATTAAACGCAGTAAAGAAAGGAAAAGCAAAGAACGAGGGATCCGTGAGAACAGTTCTGATTATTTGTTTGTTGGACGAGAATGAAGCGTGTGCAAAACGCAATTAGGTTGTTCCTTAGGTTGTTCTTGTGACCTtagttaaatgtttttttattttatttgttggaTTCGGATAAGAAACGCGTAATAATGGTAATGTTTTACCAACGTTGTGGTCAATTAAGTGCTGCTTCCTCCTCCTCCACTTCTTTCTATTGCCACCTATGTACTGAGAGTGACACGcagatatatataattataaattatataaattaataataaaatttgtatatgagtatattttaatttttttaacggaaaaatatttttatgaatgttttaaaataatttatttcttatttttatatatttttctttacaaCAACAAATAATTGACAAACGCATAAAATAAAGTGTGCGTGCGGATTAGGTGCACGTGACCTTTTTTGAGATGATATCAAtctattttttatgaatatataaGTGATGGTATATTTTCTTATAGTTAACAGTACATCATTTAGAAAGtatcattaattgaaaatataaactttcaagttatttttatttaatcttcATTAGAACCAGTAATCCATAATTATAGATGCAGAAGCGCCTTTACCTTCTTTTTATGTACAATTATTGTTGTTACTATTATTTGGAAATACCAAATGGGCCCTTTTTGTTGGGCCACACATTTTGCCTGGCCCATATCAAATCATGTCCAGCTGAACGCAATTGGGCTAGCAACCGTATGTTTTCCATCCTTCCATTCCAAACGCGCAAAGCTACTCGTCCCAGACGGCATGGAAGTGTACGTAAACGACACCGTATAGCTCTTCTTCTCATACTCCTGCGCGAAACTCAGCGTCTCCGGCTCCACCACAATCTTCACCGTCGAATCCCCCAACGCCACCACCGAAGCTTCGTACGTTCCCGGAGCTCCCACGTTAGTCAAAACCCTGGAGTACTTCACAGTCTTGGGAGCATCCGAACCACCCCCAATCCCCGAAGCTGTCTCCAAAGCAACCGCAAACGACGGGTAGTTGAAATCCTCCACTCTGTACTCCTTCTTCGGGTCACACGTGAAGTCCGTCCTCGAAGCAAGCTTGATTTGAAACGACGTGTAGTTCAGCGCGCAGAAGAATCCCAAGTAGTCTTCCACGTTCGCATCATACACCAGACCAGGATCGAGGGCAGCCACGGGATCCACGTGTCCAGCGCCGTAATCGAACGGCGTCGCAGGTTGTCCAGTTGCAACATCTAGAATTGCTGCGCCGTTTTTGTAACTCGTGTACGCTGTTGTCATGAGTGCGGATCGAATAGCCGCAGGGCTCCATTGAGGGTGCGCGCCTTTGAGAATGGCGGCTAAGCCGCTGACGTGAGGGCAGGACATGGAGGTTCCGGAAATAATGTTGAAGCTGACGTGGCGGTCGTCGGCGGTCAACCCGGTGGGTCCGACCGCGCCGGTCCAACCGGCTAGAATGTTGACCCCTGGAGCTATAAAATCCGGTTTGAGAATGTTGGGCGTGAGAGCGTTGGGTCCTCTGGAGCTGAAAGCCGCCACCACCGGAGAAGGTTTAACCTCCAATTGGGTCCCTAAGAAAGCAATCTTAGCGGTGGGATTAGCCGAAGAAGAAGCGTAACTCTTGAGAATCTGGCTTGATTTTTGACCCAGCGATGCAGCAGGAAGAAGATGAGGGTCTGTAACTAACTCTTCCCCAAAAGCTTCATTGTTGGCCAAAATCATTCCAGCACCACCCGCAAGCTTAACCACCAAACCCTTCTCCACTCTCGGATTTCCCCCTCTCTCGCATATCACAATCTTCCCTGAAACCTTCTCAGGAATGAGAGAGTCTTGCAGGCAAAGATACCCAACAGAAGAGTTACTCGCGTTGCCGGCGTAAACGAGAGGAAGCGGAGAATCCAAAACCGGTTTACCGTTATAAAGCGACGCTCCGGCGTAGGTTTTTCCATTTCCGAGGGTTATGAGAGCAGGGAAATCGCGGTCTAAAGTTCCCGCTCCCACTGTGGTTACCCACGGCGACACGTTGGATAACGTTGATGAACTGGGCCCAGCGTTACCTGCTGACATGGAAACCAAAATCCCATGTGACGTGGCAGTGAAGGAACCAATCGCGATTATGTCTCTGTAATACTCCGTCAAGCTTCCCCCAATCGACATCGATAAAACGTTCACGCCGTCTTCTATGGCCTTGTCGATCCCCGCAGCTATGTCGGAAGAAAAACACCCACCGAGCCAGCACACTTTGTAAGCCGCCACGCGCGCCTGCGCCGCCATTCCGCGCGCCGTGCCTGACGCCAAACCGAATAAGCTAGCTTCGGGAACCACCGAACCTGCAGCTGTGGTGAGCGTGTGACTCCCATGCCCCTCGTCGTCTCTCGCTGACTTTGACTCCGTACTCAAGTCAACAGGTCCAAGAGCGGACTCGTAGCCTTTGGAGAAAAACCTGGCACCCACGAGTTTTCTGTTGCAGTGTGAGGAGTTCATGTTGTTGCCAACTTCACACTCGCCTTTCCACGTGGCGGGCACCGGGCCCAGGCCCGTGTCGTCGAGGCTCT from Phaseolus vulgaris cultivar G19833 chromosome 1, P. vulgaris v2.0, whole genome shotgun sequence carries:
- the LOC137816539 gene encoding uncharacterized protein isoform X2, which produces MLEEFERAVKSSYGKISSDGARSRHRDFITAIEDKIMKVEHSISESVGKASLPWLRLDEGEQDELALFLSGKPEINSRDIEDPPVTNCSKDFHVSSGRGETKGEIPHGHRRAASASADIGFWKISVHDDAQQWSSSSGSSGPMHNKTPSLSGILSSMKSVSKLKWPRNGCRKLKAVDHLRELDSTLLATAEFSRSNGASWESKNGLDSCDECYDKQLYGWYGAIRRKLQRSQYQMQYRQPVRVAVWIFFLLCFIALIAFHAM
- the LOC137816538 gene encoding subtilisin-like protease SBT1.7 codes for the protein MKQLTLKSLQTLLLLLLLLTTLFSSGNTTAEEKQTQFLAKKTYIIHMDKSTMPSTFSDHLNWFDSSLKSVSASAEILYTYKHVAHGFSTRLTPKEAETLANQPGILSVTPEHRYKLHTTRTPQFLGLDQSTTLLPASEQQSQVIIGVLDTGVWPELKSLDDTGLGPVPATWKGECEVGNNMNSSHCNRKLVGARFFSKGYESALGPVDLSTESKSARDDEGHGSHTLTTAAGSVVPEASLFGLASGTARGMAAQARVAAYKVCWLGGCFSSDIAAGIDKAIEDGVNVLSMSIGGSLTEYYRDIIAIGSFTATSHGILVSMSAGNAGPSSSTLSNVSPWVTTVGAGTLDRDFPALITLGNGKTYAGASLYNGKPVLDSPLPLVYAGNASNSSVGYLCLQDSLIPEKVSGKIVICERGGNPRVEKGLVVKLAGGAGMILANNEAFGEELVTDPHLLPAASLGQKSSQILKSYASSSANPTAKIAFLGTQLEVKPSPVVAAFSSRGPNALTPNILKPDFIAPGVNILAGWTGAVGPTGLTADDRHVSFNIISGTSMSCPHVSGLAAILKGAHPQWSPAAIRSALMTTAYTSYKNGAAILDVATGQPATPFDYGAGHVDPVAALDPGLVYDANVEDYLGFFCALNYTSFQIKLASRTDFTCDPKKEYRVEDFNYPSFAVALETASGIGGGSDAPKTVKYSRVLTNVGAPGTYEASVVALGDSTVKIVVEPETLSFAQEYEKKSYTVSFTYTSMPSGTSSFARLEWKDGKHTVASPIAFSWT
- the LOC137816539 gene encoding uncharacterized protein isoform X1, giving the protein MASSFDRWEKDPFFNAAEEVQESADRMESTYRIWIHATKDASSMWNSDEVCRDLHIALGTAKWQLEEFERAVKSSYGKISSDGARSRHRDFITAIEDKIMKVEHSISESVGKASLPWLRLDEGEQDELALFLSGKPEINSRDIEDPPVTNCSKDFHVSSGRGETKGEIPHGHRRAASASADIGFWKISVHDDAQQWSSSSGSSGPMHNKTPSLSGILSSMKSVSKLKWPRNGCRKLKAVDHLRELDSTLLATAEFSRSNGASWESKNGLDSCDECYDKQLYGWYGAIRRKLQRSQYQMQYRQPVRVAVWIFFLLCFIALIAFHAM